Proteins encoded together in one Neobacillus sp. FSL H8-0543 window:
- a CDS encoding cbb3-type cytochrome c oxidase subunit I, with product METAIPKTSFKDKTNKVLGINPQDALISKLYMSVSFIALLIGGILGLVQGLNRAGLLELPSWLNYYQVLTAHGLLLVLVFTAFFTIGYFYAALSHTLGGLLPVVRKMAWVGFSLKIVGFVLAVVPIIMNEASVMYTFYPPMAAHPAFYIGLALIVVGVWVCAFGAFIQVANWRKNNKGQHVPILAYFATAVFILLFFGSVPVAIEVLVMIIPWSIGWVETINVMVARTLFWAFGHTLVNIWYLTAVSAWYVVVPKIMGGRRWSDVLTRVVIIGLVVMNITGGFHHQIVDPAINEVVKYMHVFMSLAIGFPSLMTAFALFAVFERTARRKGGKGLIGWWKKMPWGDVRFLAPFIAMVAFIPAGAGGIAQSTNQLDGVVHNTMWIVGHFHLTLGMSVAMTFFGISYWLVPYISKRVLTPAMNRLGVIQTILWTVGMIFMSGAMHWVGLLGSPRRTSYTTYGDHATALSWDPYLTFLAVGGTLLIIAVILQVYAVFNMMFFAPKGDTEFPIAEEEDNATKTPYWTERWGIWIVVMLIVVAMAYVIPLTDMIVNAPPGSPPFKTW from the coding sequence ATGGAAACGGCAATACCAAAAACATCATTTAAAGATAAAACAAATAAAGTTTTAGGAATTAATCCACAAGACGCTCTTATATCGAAATTATATATGTCTGTATCATTTATTGCATTACTAATCGGAGGAATTTTAGGATTAGTTCAAGGACTTAACCGTGCAGGACTTTTAGAATTACCATCGTGGTTAAATTATTATCAAGTACTGACAGCTCATGGTTTATTATTAGTACTCGTGTTTACAGCTTTCTTTACGATTGGTTACTTTTATGCAGCTCTTTCCCATACTTTAGGCGGACTGCTTCCAGTGGTAAGAAAGATGGCATGGGTTGGTTTTAGTTTGAAGATTGTCGGATTTGTATTAGCGGTCGTTCCAATCATAATGAATGAAGCATCCGTTATGTACACCTTTTATCCACCAATGGCCGCACATCCAGCATTCTATATTGGTTTAGCATTAATTGTTGTTGGCGTATGGGTGTGTGCGTTCGGTGCATTTATCCAAGTGGCAAATTGGAGAAAGAACAATAAAGGACAGCATGTTCCTATTCTAGCTTACTTTGCTACTGCTGTATTTATTCTATTATTCTTCGGTAGTGTTCCTGTAGCTATTGAAGTACTCGTGATGATTATTCCATGGTCAATTGGTTGGGTTGAAACGATCAATGTCATGGTTGCTCGTACACTATTTTGGGCTTTTGGGCATACATTAGTTAATATTTGGTATTTAACAGCTGTATCTGCATGGTATGTAGTTGTACCAAAAATTATGGGCGGTAGACGTTGGAGTGATGTGTTAACCCGTGTTGTTATCATTGGATTAGTTGTTATGAACATCACTGGTGGATTCCATCACCAAATTGTTGATCCTGCTATCAATGAAGTAGTAAAATATATGCACGTATTTATGAGTTTAGCCATTGGATTCCCATCATTAATGACAGCATTTGCTCTATTCGCAGTATTTGAGCGTACGGCAAGAAGAAAAGGTGGAAAAGGATTAATTGGCTGGTGGAAAAAGATGCCATGGGGAGACGTTCGTTTCCTAGCTCCATTTATTGCGATGGTTGCCTTTATTCCAGCTGGAGCAGGTGGTATTGCTCAAAGCACGAACCAATTAGACGGAGTTGTTCATAATACAATGTGGATTGTAGGACACTTCCACTTAACATTAGGCATGTCTGTAGCTATGACATTCTTCGGTATCAGTTATTGGTTAGTTCCATATATTTCAAAACGGGTACTAACACCAGCGATGAATAGATTAGGTGTTATCCAAACCATTCTTTGGACTGTAGGTATGATCTTTATGTCAGGTGCAATGCACTGGGTAGGATTGCTTGGTTCACCAAGAAGAACTTCATACACAACTTATGGCGACCATGCAACTGCATTAAGCTGGGATCCGTACTTGACGTTCTTAGCTGTTGGAGGAACACTATTAATTATCGCGGTTATTCTTCAAGTGTATGCTGTATTCAACATGATGTTCTTCGCACCAAAAGGGGATACTGAGTTCCCGATTGCTGAAGAAGAAGATAATGCAACAAAAACACCATATTGGACAGAGCGTTGGGGAATTTGGATTGTTGTTATGCTGATCGTTGTAGCAATGGCCTACGTTATTCCACTGACTGATATGATTGTGAATGCACCACCAGGATCACCACCATTTAAGACTTGGTAA
- a CDS encoding LemA family protein translates to MKKGYLVIGIIVAVLVIFGAMLMSSYNNFVSLEENVDQSYAQIENQLQRRLDLIPNLVNTVKGYASHEEEVITSISDARARLAGANTVEEEANANAELSGALSRLLVVVENYPNLKADRQFTQLMDELSGTENRISVARKDYNDQVAIYNKKVKRFPGALIAGITGFDEKEYFNADPKAAEAPEVDFGGND, encoded by the coding sequence GTGAAAAAAGGATACTTAGTAATAGGAATTATTGTCGCGGTGCTTGTTATTTTCGGAGCGATGTTAATGTCCAGCTATAACAACTTTGTCAGCTTAGAGGAGAATGTTGATCAGTCTTATGCTCAAATTGAAAATCAACTTCAACGAAGGTTGGATCTAATCCCAAACCTTGTAAATACAGTAAAGGGTTATGCATCCCATGAAGAAGAAGTGATTACATCGATTTCAGATGCCCGTGCCCGGTTAGCAGGCGCAAATACGGTGGAGGAAGAAGCAAATGCTAACGCAGAATTATCAGGTGCTTTAAGCAGATTGCTTGTGGTAGTAGAAAATTATCCAAATCTTAAAGCCGATCGACAGTTTACGCAATTAATGGATGAACTGTCAGGAACCGAAAATAGAATCTCAGTGGCCCGAAAAGATTACAATGATCAAGTAGCGATTTATAACAAAAAGGTAAAAAGATTTCCAGGTGCATTAATAGCTGGAATAACTGGTTTTGATGAAAAAGAATACTTTAATGCAGATCCTAAAGCCGCAGAAGCACCAGAGGTTGATTTTGGAGGCAATGATTAA
- a CDS encoding CC/Se motif family (seleno)protein has product MNVEIDVESKKWIETKGNQLTVKTLEVNACCAPSIQEVVAVPGKPKTLTNFNEFIIDNLSIYVHKNISRKNKLNLRLSGFGFLKSISAKLE; this is encoded by the coding sequence ATGAATGTTGAAATAGATGTTGAATCAAAAAAATGGATTGAAACTAAGGGGAATCAATTAACTGTAAAAACCTTAGAGGTAAATGCTTGCTGTGCCCCTAGTATACAAGAGGTGGTGGCTGTACCAGGCAAACCCAAGACCTTAACAAACTTTAATGAGTTTATTATCGACAATCTATCAATATATGTACATAAAAATATCAGCAGAAAAAATAAACTAAATCTAAGATTGTCTGGTTTCGGATTCTTAAAGTCTATCTCTGCAAAACTTGAATAA
- a CDS encoding peptide MFS transporter encodes MSNINKQKIVDSVPQTGFFGHPKGLSTLFFTEFWERFSYYGMRAILLFYMYFEVTKGGLGLDKNLAMSIMSIYGALVYMSGVIGGWLADRVFGTSRAIFYGGILIMFGHIALAIPGNVALFFVSMVLIVLGTGLLKPNVSTVVGDLYSETDDRRDAGFTIFYMGINLGGFLAPLIAGTVGMKIDFHLGFGIAAVGMFAGLVMFVLTKKKNLGLAGTNIPNPLSKTEKKKTYTIIGLSVVLIAALCAVLIPKGLLTIASFINLVTILGILIPTIYFVVMYRSPKTTAVERSRILAYIPLFVASVMFWSIQEQGSTILGLYAAERTQLEFAGITISPAWFQSLNPLFIIVLAPVFAWMWVKLGKRQPTIPQKFSIALLFAGLSFLVILLPAYFGGSDSLVSPMWLVLSYLIVVFGELCLSPVGLSATTKLAPAAFSAQTMSLWFLSSTAAQALNAQVVRFYSPENEMAYFGIIGGAAIVLSILLFAISPKIQGLMKGIR; translated from the coding sequence ATGTCAAATATCAATAAACAGAAAATTGTGGATAGTGTTCCTCAAACGGGATTCTTCGGACATCCAAAGGGATTATCCACTCTTTTCTTCACAGAATTCTGGGAGCGTTTCTCGTATTATGGAATGAGAGCTATCCTTCTATTCTATATGTACTTTGAAGTTACAAAAGGCGGATTAGGACTTGATAAAAACTTAGCTATGTCCATTATGTCCATTTATGGAGCACTTGTTTATATGTCCGGTGTTATTGGTGGTTGGTTAGCTGACCGAGTTTTCGGTACTTCTAGAGCCATTTTTTATGGTGGAATATTGATTATGTTCGGTCATATTGCCCTAGCAATACCCGGTAACGTGGCCTTGTTCTTTGTTTCTATGGTTTTGATTGTACTCGGAACTGGCTTGCTGAAGCCAAATGTTTCTACTGTTGTCGGTGACCTGTACAGCGAAACGGATGATCGTCGTGATGCAGGCTTTACCATTTTCTATATGGGAATTAACTTGGGTGGATTCTTAGCACCATTAATTGCTGGAACGGTGGGAATGAAAATTGATTTCCATTTAGGTTTTGGTATCGCTGCTGTCGGAATGTTCGCAGGACTTGTTATGTTTGTATTAACAAAGAAGAAAAACCTTGGTCTAGCTGGTACCAATATTCCAAATCCGCTATCCAAAACTGAAAAGAAGAAAACTTATACGATTATTGGACTGAGTGTCGTACTTATTGCTGCTCTTTGTGCTGTTTTAATCCCAAAGGGACTTCTAACTATTGCTAGCTTTATCAATTTGGTTACAATTCTTGGTATTTTGATTCCAACTATTTACTTTGTTGTCATGTACCGCAGTCCTAAAACAACTGCTGTAGAGCGTTCACGAATTCTTGCTTATATACCATTATTCGTTGCATCCGTTATGTTCTGGTCTATTCAAGAGCAGGGTTCAACTATTCTTGGATTATATGCGGCCGAGAGAACTCAATTAGAATTTGCAGGAATAACGATTTCTCCTGCATGGTTCCAATCCTTAAACCCGTTATTTATCATTGTTTTGGCGCCTGTTTTTGCTTGGATGTGGGTTAAATTAGGAAAACGTCAACCAACGATACCGCAAAAGTTCTCAATAGCGTTATTGTTCGCAGGGCTATCCTTCCTTGTTATCCTTTTGCCAGCTTACTTTGGCGGCTCAGATTCATTGGTAAGCCCAATGTGGCTTGTACTTAGCTATTTAATTGTTGTTTTTGGTGAATTGTGCTTATCACCGGTTGGTTTATCTGCAACAACAAAATTAGCTCCTGCTGCCTTTTCCGCACAAACGATGAGTTTATGGTTTTTATCAAGTACTGCAGCTCAGGCTCTTAATGCCCAAGTCGTTAGATTCTATTCCCCAGAGAATGAAATGGCGTACTTTGGGATCATCGGTGGAGCAGCGATTGTACTAAGTATTTTACTTTTCGCAATATCTCCGAAAATTCAGGGCTTAATGAAGGGCATAAGATAA
- the cyoE gene encoding heme o synthase, with product MSKNKIPSPLLAGETISNTSNKSSLLSDLKALFKAPVLLANVLPVFSGFWLALYFTNTSLSDRWGLFLLTLVGSTLVMAGALILNNWYDVDIDTIMDRTKGRPTVTGSISLKVVLTLGIVLSILGFILLLFTTVEATLYAFVGWFIYVFLYTMWSKRRYAFNTIIGSVSGAVTPLIGWAAIDSINHVVPIVLFLILFIFQMPHTFAIAMRKCEEYRAAGVAMLPVVRGFKVTKRQMVAYIAFLLPFPFFLTDLGTTFIVIATLLNVGWLVVSISGFFIKDDIKWAYVNFLYSVNYITILFLMMVIVTLPLFR from the coding sequence ATGAGTAAAAATAAGATACCATCTCCACTTCTGGCTGGAGAAACGATATCAAATACTAGTAATAAATCTAGTTTACTTTCTGATTTAAAAGCACTTTTTAAGGCACCAGTGTTACTCGCAAATGTATTACCTGTTTTTTCGGGTTTTTGGCTAGCACTATATTTTACCAATACCTCATTAAGTGATCGATGGGGTCTATTTTTATTAACTCTGGTAGGAAGTACATTGGTTATGGCTGGAGCACTTATACTTAATAATTGGTACGATGTCGATATTGATACAATAATGGATAGAACCAAAGGACGTCCAACTGTAACAGGGAGTATTTCACTTAAAGTTGTGTTAACCTTGGGAATTGTTCTTAGCATTTTAGGGTTCATTCTTTTGCTTTTTACAACAGTAGAAGCCACCCTTTATGCATTTGTGGGTTGGTTTATCTATGTCTTTTTATATACCATGTGGTCAAAGCGAAGATATGCCTTTAACACGATTATTGGGAGCGTTTCTGGGGCAGTTACTCCTTTAATTGGCTGGGCAGCCATCGACTCTATTAACCATGTTGTTCCCATTGTATTATTTCTGATTTTGTTTATTTTTCAAATGCCACATACATTTGCGATCGCAATGCGGAAATGTGAAGAATACAGAGCAGCGGGGGTTGCGATGCTGCCGGTTGTACGCGGCTTTAAAGTAACGAAGCGTCAAATGGTCGCATATATCGCTTTCCTACTGCCTTTTCCATTTTTCTTAACAGATTTAGGTACAACCTTTATTGTCATTGCAACCTTGCTTAATGTGGGCTGGCTAGTGGTCAGTATCAGCGGATTTTTTATAAAAGATGATATAAAATGGGCATATGTTAATTTTCTATATTCCGTAAATTATATAACTATCTTGTTCCTCATGATGGTTATAGTTACTTTGCCACTTTTTAGATAA
- a CDS encoding LytTR family DNA-binding domain-containing protein, translating to MLKAYIVDDEPLARDELKYLLNRSKQVEIIGESDCVEDAISDISMLKPDIVFLDIELAEDNGLSLAKQLESIIPTPAIVFATAYDEYAFQAFELNAVDYILKPFDEQRIQKTLEKITKMQKVENKDLLVHASMKNNENGKIAVLVNERIILLTLADILYLESSEGKCTIVTINQEYTVSEALVVLEKKLIPSKFLRIHRSFIVNLDYIVEIEPWFNSTYNLLLKDGSKVPVSRTYVKELKQRIGF from the coding sequence ATGTTGAAGGCTTATATAGTGGATGATGAACCATTGGCGAGAGATGAATTGAAATACCTGCTTAATCGAAGTAAACAGGTGGAAATTATAGGTGAAAGTGATTGTGTGGAGGATGCAATTTCTGATATTTCCATGCTAAAACCAGATATTGTTTTTTTGGATATTGAACTAGCTGAAGATAACGGATTAAGCTTAGCAAAGCAATTAGAATCCATTATACCAACGCCTGCCATTGTTTTTGCTACGGCTTATGATGAGTATGCATTCCAAGCATTTGAATTAAATGCAGTCGATTATATTTTAAAGCCCTTTGATGAACAGCGTATTCAAAAAACACTGGAAAAAATAACGAAAATGCAAAAAGTCGAAAATAAGGATTTATTAGTCCATGCTTCAATGAAAAATAATGAAAATGGAAAAATAGCGGTCCTTGTCAATGAACGAATCATTTTATTAACCTTGGCAGATATTCTATATTTAGAATCTAGTGAAGGTAAGTGCACGATCGTAACTATTAATCAAGAATACACAGTTAGTGAGGCACTTGTCGTTTTGGAGAAAAAGTTAATTCCTTCTAAATTTCTTCGCATCCATCGTAGTTTCATAGTAAACCTTGATTATATTGTAGAAATAGAACCTTGGTTTAACTCTACCTATAATTTACTTTTGAAGGACGGCTCTAAAGTGCCAGTTAGTCGTACCTATGTTAAGGAATTAAAGCAGCGTATAGGATTTTAG
- a CDS encoding SCO family protein has translation MINNRHNTIAIILVLLFGVGLFYIGTDGFQAYTAETARVNKLVDEQPKFPKVTLEDSKGRTYDISEFKDKYVFITFIYTSCTTVCPQLEVNMSKVYDAIPSKYIGEDIVFLSISFDPTRDDPATLEKYRGYFNSDGETWRMARINDQDELDSLLNSFGVIVIPDKNGNFAHNSAFYLVDKKGSLVDVMDYTKIDEAANNVVSILENEKGE, from the coding sequence ATGATTAATAATAGGCATAATACCATAGCGATAATACTAGTTTTACTTTTTGGAGTAGGCTTATTCTACATTGGAACAGATGGTTTCCAGGCATATACGGCCGAAACTGCAAGAGTGAATAAACTGGTCGATGAACAACCTAAATTCCCTAAGGTAACATTAGAGGATAGTAAAGGACGAACCTATGATATTTCTGAGTTCAAAGATAAATATGTATTTATTACATTTATCTATACATCCTGTACCACTGTTTGTCCGCAATTAGAAGTCAACATGTCTAAAGTTTATGATGCAATACCAAGTAAGTATATTGGCGAAGATATTGTTTTTTTAAGTATTAGCTTTGACCCTACCAGGGATGACCCGGCTACATTAGAGAAATACCGGGGCTATTTTAATAGTGATGGCGAAACTTGGAGGATGGCGAGAATTAATGACCAAGACGAATTAGACTCCTTATTAAATAGCTTTGGTGTGATTGTGATTCCGGATAAGAATGGAAACTTCGCTCATAACTCAGCCTTTTATTTGGTCGATAAAAAAGGTAGTTTGGTCGATGTAATGGATTATACAAAGATTGATGAAGCTGCAAATAACGTTGTAAGCATCCTCGAGAATGAGAAGGGGGAGTAA
- a CDS encoding TPM domain-containing protein: MNGNRVFSFLLVIVTLFLFVGRAFAEDIQMPKPMGDIYVQDFANVLNDQEKVELRNIGRTIENQTTAQIAVMTVDTIGERSIEEFANEAFRQYGIGRETEDNGVLLVVSINDRKVRIEVGYGLEGRIPDGKAGRILDEHAIPYLQQQQPNKAIVETYNVLANEVLAEYGQEGLQGIVDEGQPAPVDGGLGIPSWLLILLVVVVVFLDIKFFGGTLTHMLLFFLSRGGGRGGGGGSQGGGGSSGGGGAGRGW, from the coding sequence ATGAATGGGAATAGGGTCTTCAGCTTTTTATTGGTGATAGTTACCCTGTTTCTTTTTGTAGGAAGAGCATTCGCTGAGGACATCCAAATGCCCAAGCCAATGGGCGATATATATGTACAGGATTTTGCCAATGTATTAAATGACCAGGAAAAAGTGGAATTAAGAAATATAGGCAGAACCATTGAAAATCAAACAACAGCACAAATTGCCGTCATGACCGTCGACACAATAGGAGAACGGTCGATTGAGGAATTTGCTAACGAAGCATTTCGACAATACGGAATTGGCAGAGAGACCGAAGACAATGGGGTATTGCTAGTTGTTTCCATTAATGATCGTAAAGTGAGGATAGAAGTGGGTTATGGGCTAGAGGGGAGAATCCCAGATGGAAAAGCGGGTAGGATTCTTGATGAACATGCTATTCCCTATCTGCAGCAACAACAGCCGAACAAAGCGATAGTTGAAACCTATAATGTACTCGCAAATGAAGTTCTAGCCGAATATGGTCAAGAAGGATTACAGGGAATTGTGGATGAAGGCCAACCTGCTCCAGTTGATGGAGGGTTAGGCATTCCTAGTTGGCTGCTAATTCTTTTAGTTGTTGTTGTCGTATTTCTTGATATAAAATTTTTTGGCGGAACCTTAACACATATGCTTCTTTTCTTCCTATCCAGAGGTGGTGGCAGAGGCGGAGGGGGAGGTTCCCAAGGCGGCGGCGGTTCCTCTGGTGGTGGTGGCGCAGGGCGTGGCTGGTAA
- a CDS encoding sensor histidine kinase translates to MLYLAPLMLEKVGIIVIVAFLLSQMKSFRQVIQNEHSTNEKIMLILLFGAFGIISNYTGIEVQHNTISRAEWLSELDSESALANTRVMGIVIGGLLGGPTVGIGAGLIAGIHRYSLGGFTAFSCGISTILAGMVAGYFGKKRKQNGKQITTKFAVIIGMVMEAVQMLIILVVAKPIDQAWNLVQLISFPMIFGNGLGTLLFMLIIQAVKRENERTRANQTTQAFFIADQTLPYFRQGLNIQSCKEVARIMLDLTDADAVSITDNYQVLAHEGSASDHHVIKSKPETGLTKKVLESGKISVARSKKEISCFHGGCPLEAAIVLPLKVNNKIAGTLKMYYIKPDKLDRVQKELAEGLANLFSAQLELAEAERQTKLLKDAEIKALQAQIHPHFLFNSINTISALCRTDADKARKLLLDLGSFFRSNLQGARQMLIPIEKELDNVRAYLSLEQTRFPNKYYIDFDIEPNIEKVLIPPFTLQPLVENAIYYGFPRSKLEGKISIRVFSENNQLQIIVVDNGNGIPEERIKILGKQIVNSKKGNGTAIFNITERLKGIYNGQASLKIKSRVDHGTTVVVSIPLNSKGVFDQDVEGLYSG, encoded by the coding sequence ATGTTATATTTAGCTCCACTTATGCTTGAAAAAGTCGGAATTATCGTTATTGTTGCTTTTTTACTATCGCAAATGAAATCATTTCGCCAAGTAATTCAAAATGAGCACAGTACAAATGAGAAAATTATGCTTATTTTACTTTTTGGTGCATTCGGGATTATTAGTAATTACACAGGAATTGAAGTTCAGCATAATACAATTAGCAGGGCGGAGTGGCTTTCTGAACTAGACTCGGAGAGTGCACTCGCAAATACAAGAGTGATGGGGATCGTTATTGGAGGATTACTGGGAGGCCCTACAGTCGGTATTGGTGCCGGTTTAATTGCTGGAATCCATCGTTACTCGCTAGGTGGTTTTACAGCATTTTCATGTGGTATTTCTACTATTTTAGCTGGAATGGTTGCTGGATACTTTGGGAAAAAACGAAAACAAAATGGAAAACAAATCACTACTAAATTTGCTGTCATAATAGGAATGGTAATGGAAGCCGTCCAGATGTTAATTATCCTTGTTGTAGCTAAACCAATTGACCAGGCATGGAATCTCGTTCAGCTCATCAGCTTTCCGATGATTTTCGGGAATGGATTAGGAACCTTACTGTTTATGTTAATTATTCAAGCAGTTAAACGTGAAAATGAGCGTACTCGTGCGAACCAAACGACTCAAGCATTTTTTATTGCTGATCAAACGTTGCCGTATTTCCGTCAGGGCTTAAATATTCAATCATGCAAAGAAGTCGCGAGAATAATGCTGGACCTAACGGATGCTGATGCGGTTTCTATTACAGATAACTATCAAGTTCTAGCTCATGAGGGTTCCGCTTCAGATCACCATGTCATAAAGTCGAAGCCTGAGACTGGTTTGACCAAAAAAGTGCTCGAAAGCGGCAAGATTTCAGTTGCAAGGTCGAAGAAAGAAATCTCTTGTTTTCATGGTGGTTGTCCTTTAGAAGCTGCCATTGTCCTACCATTAAAGGTTAATAACAAAATTGCTGGTACATTAAAAATGTACTATATTAAGCCTGATAAACTAGATAGGGTCCAAAAGGAATTAGCCGAAGGACTGGCAAATCTTTTTTCGGCACAGCTAGAACTTGCAGAAGCAGAAAGACAGACAAAGTTATTGAAGGATGCAGAAATTAAAGCCCTACAAGCGCAAATTCATCCGCATTTCTTATTTAATAGTATCAATACAATCTCAGCACTTTGCCGTACAGATGCAGACAAAGCTCGAAAATTACTTTTGGATCTAGGATCATTTTTTCGAAGCAATCTCCAAGGAGCGAGGCAGATGCTGATCCCAATTGAGAAAGAATTAGATAATGTTAGGGCCTATCTGTCATTGGAGCAGACTCGGTTTCCAAATAAATACTATATAGACTTCGATATTGAACCAAATATCGAAAAAGTATTGATTCCTCCGTTTACTTTACAGCCTTTGGTTGAAAATGCGATTTATTATGGATTTCCTCGAAGTAAACTAGAGGGGAAGATCTCTATTCGGGTTTTTTCTGAAAATAACCAATTACAAATAATCGTTGTGGATAACGGAAATGGAATTCCTGAAGAACGGATAAAGATTCTTGGTAAGCAAATTGTAAATTCTAAAAAGGGAAATGGCACAGCGATCTTTAATATTACCGAACGTCTAAAAGGAATATATAATGGTCAAGCCAGTTTAAAGATAAAAAGTAGGGTGGATCATGGAACAACTGTTGTGGTATCCATCCCTCTCAACAGTAAAGGAGTGTTCGATCAAGATGTTGAAGGCTTATATAGTGGATGA
- a CDS encoding carbon starvation protein A, with protein sequence MNAITIVVASICILLIVYRLYGTFMAAKVLKLDQLDALKQTPAQKLDDGQDYVPTNKWVVFGHHFAAIAAAGPLVGPILAAQFGYLPGLIWLLVGAVIGGAVHDMVVLFASMRRDGKSLSEVAKEELGPVAGFCTGLAMLFIITITMAGLSMVVLGALERNPWGTFAVGITIPIAMAVGLYHKKTGNLKLATIVGFAAIMLAIVLGPNIQGTAFGDLLTLEKSTLALILPIYAFFAAALPVWLLLAPRDYLSTFMKIGVFAALIVGVFIVNPEVQFPAFTEFINGGGPIIAGPVWPFISITIACGAISGFHAFVGSGTTPKMINRWSDVKGVAFGAMLVECLVAIMALIAAISLQPGDYFAINSSPEKFATLGMETVHLGELSKEIGMDLEGRTGGAVTLAVGMTYIFTAVPFFAKMASYFYQFVILFEAVFILTAIDSGTRVARYLIQDFFGDFIKPLKRTDSLGANIFASALACFMWGYLLFSGDISSVWALFGVSNQLMASIGLIVGATVVLKVAEKRWYMLTCLIPLAYLFVTVMVAGYWMVKNVYFNGANPGFNVLNGILSIIMLILGVVILATSINKWIKLWKIPQAVLVEQSNKEVA encoded by the coding sequence ATGAATGCGATTACAATAGTTGTTGCTTCGATATGTATCCTATTAATAGTTTATCGTTTATATGGTACATTCATGGCAGCAAAGGTTTTAAAACTTGATCAGCTAGATGCTTTAAAGCAGACTCCTGCACAGAAATTAGATGATGGTCAAGATTATGTACCCACGAATAAATGGGTCGTATTTGGTCACCATTTTGCTGCGATTGCTGCAGCGGGTCCGTTAGTTGGTCCCATCCTAGCAGCTCAATTCGGTTATTTACCAGGATTGATTTGGCTTTTAGTTGGTGCGGTAATTGGCGGAGCGGTTCACGATATGGTTGTTCTCTTTGCCTCTATGCGTAGAGATGGAAAATCTTTATCTGAAGTTGCCAAAGAGGAACTAGGTCCTGTGGCAGGGTTCTGTACAGGCTTAGCCATGTTATTTATTATTACTATTACAATGGCTGGTTTATCCATGGTTGTTCTTGGCGCGCTTGAAAGAAACCCTTGGGGAACATTCGCAGTAGGAATCACCATTCCGATTGCAATGGCCGTTGGATTGTATCATAAAAAGACAGGCAACTTAAAACTAGCAACGATCGTTGGGTTCGCTGCAATTATGTTGGCCATTGTATTGGGACCAAACATTCAAGGCACAGCGTTTGGCGATTTGTTAACACTTGAAAAAAGCACATTAGCACTTATTCTACCAATCTATGCATTTTTTGCTGCTGCTTTACCAGTCTGGTTATTGCTGGCACCTCGAGATTATTTAAGTACTTTTATGAAGATTGGAGTATTCGCAGCATTGATTGTTGGGGTATTCATTGTAAATCCAGAAGTTCAATTCCCGGCATTTACAGAATTTATTAATGGCGGTGGTCCTATTATTGCTGGACCTGTTTGGCCATTTATCTCTATTACAATTGCTTGTGGAGCGATTTCAGGATTCCATGCATTTGTTGGATCCGGTACAACACCGAAGATGATTAATCGTTGGAGCGACGTTAAAGGTGTTGCGTTTGGAGCGATGCTTGTTGAATGCTTAGTGGCAATCATGGCATTAATTGCCGCTATTTCACTACAACCAGGTGATTATTTTGCAATCAACTCATCACCGGAGAAATTCGCAACACTCGGAATGGAAACGGTTCATCTAGGTGAACTTAGTAAAGAAATAGGAATGGACCTTGAAGGAAGAACAGGTGGAGCTGTTACACTGGCAGTAGGGATGACGTACATCTTCACAGCCGTTCCATTTTTTGCGAAAATGGCATCATACTTCTACCAATTTGTTATTCTTTTTGAGGCTGTCTTTATCTTAACAGCAATTGACTCAGGTACACGGGTTGCTCGTTATCTTATTCAAGATTTCTTTGGAGACTTCATTAAACCGTTAAAACGTACAGATTCACTGGGGGCGAATATTTTTGCCAGTGCATTGGCCTGCTTCATGTGGGGATATCTTCTGTTCTCCGGTGACATCAGTTCTGTCTGGGCATTATTCGGTGTATCCAACCAATTAATGGCTTCGATTGGACTTATTGTGGGCGCAACTGTAGTCCTTAAGGTTGCTGAAAAGCGTTGGTACATGCTGACATGTCTAATACCTCTTGCCTACCTTTTTGTAACTGTAATGGTAGCAGGATATTGGATGGTGAAGAACGTCTACTTCAATGGAGCCAACCCTGGTTTCAATGTATTAAACGGAATCCTGTCCATTATAATGCTAATTCTTGGAGTTGTTATCCTAGCCACTTCAATTAATAAATGGATTAAGCTATGGAAAATACCACAAGCAGTATTAGTAGAACAATCGAATAAAGAAGTCGCTTAA